Proteins found in one Oncorhynchus mykiss isolate Arlee chromosome 17, USDA_OmykA_1.1, whole genome shotgun sequence genomic segment:
- the LOC100135837 gene encoding m-calpain (The RefSeq protein has 2 substitutions compared to this genomic sequence), with protein sequence MSGMASNLAKKRALAAGFGTNANAVKYLNQDFEALRAQCLNRGGLFSDPTFPAAPESLGFNELGPGSYKTRAVQWKRPGELCSSPEFIVGGATRTDICQGALGDCWLLAAIASLTLNEDVMSRVVPVGQSFGESYAGIFHFQFWQFGEWVDVVIDDRLPTKDGELLFVHSAEGSEFWSALLEKAYAKVNGCYEALSGGSTTEGFEDFTGGNAENYDLRKPPPNMFQIIKKAIESGALLGCSIDITSAADSEAVTRQKLVKGHAYSLTGAVEVTYRGRKEKLIRIRNPWGQVEWTGAWSDSSSEWNSVDDSERQNVKADDGEFWMSFTEFLRHYSRIEICTLTPDTLTDDSVKHWSVCNYDGSWRKGSTAGGCRNHAYTFWMNPQFVIRLDEEDDDPDDNEVGCSFVVGLIQKNRRRLRKVGEDMHTIGFAIYEVPSQFHGQREVHLDKNYFLTHAQKARSETFVNLREVSTRFKMPPGEYLIVPSTFEPHLNGDFCIRVFSEKQTETRPCDDPVKADLDDETVSDAEVDAGFRGLFTKLAGDDMEISAAELKTIMNKIVSKRTDIKTDGFSLETCRIMVNLMDDSGNGKLGLGEFATLWKKVQKYLGIYKKNDMDNSGTMSTPEMRMALKEAGFTLNNGIYQILVARYAEPDMTIDFDNFVACLMRLDMMFRVFMKIDAHDSGSIELDFHQWLTFTMI encoded by the exons ATGTCTGGAATGGCGTCTAACCTAGCTAAAAAGCGGGCATTGGCTGCAGGGTTTGGCACTAATGCTAATGCGGTGAAATATCTCAATCAGGATTTTGAAGCGCTTAGGGCGCAATGTTTAAATCGAGGAGGGCTATTCTCGGATCCAACTTTCCCAGCCGCACCCGAATCTTTGGGCTTTAATGAACTCGGACCAGGCTCGTACAAAACTAGAGCAGTGCAATGGAAAAGGCCAGGA GAGTTGTGCTCAAGTCCAGAGTTCATTGTTGGAGGAGCCACCAGAACAGACATCTGTCAAGGAGCTCTAG GTGACTGTTGGCTTTTAGCTGCCATTGCCTCTTTGACACTCAATGAAGATGTCATGGCTAGAGTGGTCCCCGTTGGACAGAGCTTTGGGGAAAGTTACGCTGGCATTTTTCATTTTCAG TTTTGGCAGTTTGGGGAGTGGGTGGATGTTGTCATTGATGACAGGCTGCCCACAAAAGATGGAGAGCTGCTGTTTGTTCACTCAGCTGAGGGCTCAGAGTTCTGGAGTGCACTGCTGGAGAAGGCCTACGCCAA GGTGAATGGCTGCTACGAGGCCCTGTCTGGGGGCTCCACCACTGAGGGCTTTGAGGACTTCACTGGGGGCATTGCAGAGAACTACGACCTGAGGAAACCCCCTCCGAACATGTTCCAGATTATTAAGAAGGCAATTGAGTCAGGGGCTCTGCTTGGCTGCTCCATTGAC ATAACCAGCGCCGCTGATTCTGAGGCAGTCACACGACAGAAGCTGGTGAAAGGGCATGCCTACTCCCTAACAGGGGCAGTTGAG GTGACCTATCGTGGCCGTAAGGAGAAGCTGATCAGGATACGTAACCCTTGGGGTCAAGTGGAGTGGACAGGGGCTTGGAGTGACAG CTCCTCAGAGTGGAACTCCGTTGATGATTCAGAGCGCCAGAACGTCAAAGCTGATGATGGAGAATTCTG GATGTCATTTACAGAGTTCCTGCGGCATTACTCTCGCATAGAGATTTGCACTCTGACCCCAGATACACTAACGGATGACTCTGTGAAGCACTGGAGTGTGTGTAACTATGATGGTAGCTGGAGGAAGGGTTCTACTGCTGGGGGGTGCAGGAACCACGCCT ACACCTTCTGGATGAACCCCCAGTTTGTGATCAGGCTGGATGAGGAGGACGATGACCCTGATGATAACGAGGTGGGCTGCAGCTTCGTGGTGGGCCTGATCCAGAAGAACCGGCGCCGGCTGAGGAAAGTAGGCGAAGACATGCACACCATTGGCTTCGCCATCTATGAG GTTCCATCACAG TTTCATGGTCAGAGGGAGGTTCACCTGGACAAGAATTATTTCCTGACACATGCTCAAAAGGCCCGGTCTGAGACCTTCGTCAACCTTCGGGAGGTTAGCACCCGCTTCAAAATGCCCCCCGGGGAGTACCTCATTGTGCCCTCCACCTTCGAGCCGCACCTAAATGGTGACTTCTGCATCCGTGTTTTCTCAGAGAAGCAGACTGAGACTCG ACCATGTGACGATCCTGTCAAGGCAGACTTAGATGAT gaGACTGTATCTGATGCTGAAGTCGACGCAGGATTTAGAGGCTTGTTTACAAAGCTTGCAGGAGAT GACATGGAGATCTCTGCAGCAGAGCTGAAAACCATCATGAATAAGATTGTCTCCAAAC GAACTGACATCAAAACAGATGGCTTCAGTCTTGAAACCTGTAGAATCATGGTCAACCTCATGGAT gACAGTGGGAATGGAAAATTGGGCCTTGGGGAATTCGCTACTCTGTGGAAGAAAGTGCAGAAATACCTG GGTATCTATAAGAAGAATGACATGGACAATTCAGGCACCATGAGTACTCCAGAGATGCGTATGGCCCTGAAAGAAGCAG GCTTCACTTTGAACAATGGCATTTATCAGATCCTCGTGGCTCGCTACGCTGAGCCAGACATGACCATCGACTTTGATAACTTTGTGGCCTGCCTTATGCGTCTGGATATGATGTTCA GAGTCTTTATGAAGATTGATGCTCATGACAGTGGCTCCATTGAGCTCGACTTCCATCAG TGGCTAACATTTACGATGATCTAG